tactaTCCTAAACGACTTTATTTTGGTTACGTTCGTTACTACTTCttatttggtgtttttttcttcacCACCGGTTGAGATTCTTCTTCACTTTCGGATGACGATTCAtcagtttctttttcttgtgaGATAATTTCCTTAAATTCCTTTACTGTGATCTTCTCGGGTACAATTTGAAGCAGGAATTCTAGAGAGTCATCTTTACTCACATACGACGATAGATGTTCGTATTGAAGTGTGTTGCcttgtttgcaatttttgta
This window of the Eupeodes corollae chromosome 3, idEupCoro1.1, whole genome shotgun sequence genome carries:
- the LOC129951210 gene encoding chromatin accessibility complex 16kD protein, which produces MVEPKSSKNKNTERSFPLSRVRTIMKSSVDTGNISNEVLFVVEKSAELFIQKLAKSAYKNCKQGNTLQYEHLSSYVSKDDSLEFLLQIVPEKITVKEFKEIISQEKETDESSSESEEESQPVVKKKTPNKK